CCCATTTCAGCTTCAGTTCTAAGGTACCATGTTTTTCATATACTGAAATCAAGCACTATAACCTTGTTTTGATGGGTGCAATTGCCCTGCATTCTGACTGCTGCATGCAGCTCCGCTAGCTGCCGCCATAGATTCTGGAGAGGTACCGCTATTGCATATATTGGCGAAAGCACGCATGTATTTCATGCCGTACTGAGTCAGTGAACCGCAATGGTTTTCAAATACGCGAACCTACAAAACATATACGATTCCATGGAACTCGATTGCTATATATGAAACTAGAGAAGGCAATGAATTAATGAAAGGTGGGAGATGGGTTTTGTTTACCATTGATTTCAGGCATTCCCAGTCATCGACAAGGGGCGATCCCGTCGCCCTCACGGTACTGAGGACTGCAGAACCCTTTTGTGGTCCATACAGAAGTGTTCCAATCAATTCCATGCTTCCATCCAAATGTGTCCTGTGCCCCATTGTCTCTTTAATCTGCTTCAGTATTTCATTCTTCTTCGATCTATTCTCCGCCCTGTTGTACTGCGTGACACAAAACATACTTGAACGTGTTGCTTGGCTTGTGATCAAAccatatttatttatagatAATGTAAGCAGTACTCACCATTTTCCAGAGGAAGAGAATCTCTGCGTCTCGCTGGTTTATAACTTCCATTTGTTTCAGTAAATGGAGATGATTTGGAGGCAAGTTCACAGAATTGGGATCAAAGCCTTGGTACAAACTAACCTTCTCTGATTTGATACTTGTATTCCCATATTCCATCACATGAGACCCGCCATTGTAAGTGAAAAGATTTGAAGTTCTTTCCTTTACCTAAATAGACAAGGAGGAACCATACCTTACTATTCAGATGGAAGGGAAAAACTAATCAAAATCAATTCAGGTTGGCCAAAGAAAGTTCAGGAGATGGTAGAGCATACAGTTTCATACTGCTGTTTTACAGTTTCTTTCTTCAGATTGTGAGTCTCACTGCAGAGAAGTGGCAAAATCATTGTTTAGTTCCATTCCCATATTGTGACTAGATAACCAAGATTTAACCAAGATACTTCCAAGTCAATCCAAGCAATTCATATTAACGACAGCTGTACAAGAAACGACATTGGTACCTGTCCTCCATCCAAGCAACGCTGTACAAATCCCCTAAGCAGGTGATGTATTCGGGAGGTGGTGGAGGATCCATCCCTGGACAGTACGTTCCCCAGCTACTCTCTTGTGCATTTGATGCTGTTGTTACATATATGTTTAAGTCCTTGGGCATCATGCCTTCGAAAACACTCCCGCTCTCACAAGCTTCGATGTATAAGACCTAATTAGCAACAATAGAAACTCCATCAATAGTCATATGTTTGCCGTTGAGTAACATTATATCTAACTGAAACAAGAACTCCTAACCATCTCTTTGTAGCTCCCAGATGCATGTTTCTTCTTCAAAACATTGATGAAATCCACAGCATACAGAAAAGGCAAGTTTGGCATCCCTACAATCCATGCCATAAAAGAATTATTAATCAAATCTTCACAATATGCTTGAACGTTGATTCTTATCAGAACAAATCGATAACATTTTATTTTCATGTAGCAAATGAATCAACAAACCAAGAACAGCAGCATATGGAGAATATGGTGAAATTACCAAGAACTCCAGGGCCTCCATGATCAGAGTAGTACAAGAAAATCCTGTCATTGGACTTGCTATCGACAACCTTTCCACTCCCGCCTTTTACAGCACTTTTATCGCCAAGAATCACTGCGTACAAATTTGCAGCCGTTACACTCTCTCCAGTGTAGTCCTGCCATGATTATTCACCATCAATCTCAAATTGTGTCATATATATTGACTGAAGAGTATCAATAAAAAGAGAAATGAAACTCTCATCATTTCACTACTCTTATTTCTTAACAAGCCTACTTCAATTAACATCTAGAAGAATTGAATACCATAAATAATTTCAATCTGATGAACAGTACTTGTCCTCTTAATATCATATATCATCAGAAGGGAACTTCAGTATCAGTATCTGCTATGATTTCCCCCGTCCCCGTATCAATAACCATTCCCTATCCCGTTGATAATTAATATAATCATTCCTGTTTTTTAGTTAAAGCTTCAAGGTTTCTTTCAATTATTATTAACTAAACTCAAGAGAAAGCAGGACCAAGATGGTTTGCTAGTAAATATAAAGCTCAACAGGAGagctctaaattttttttaggttaaCCAATAAGGCGGAGACACAAACCAAAGCTTTACATCAGCAGTTACAATGGCagacaataattaattaaagctGGATCCAATTAAGGTTGTCAACATAGTACGTAATTACTTTCAAGACAACGTGATAGggaggaagggaaaaaaaactatcaGATCACTCCATGAAGGCCAATTATTATTAGAAAGAAACTAAGCACTATAGAACAAGATAACATTGATTAtaaattaatcaatcaacaGTACAAACTATTAAGGAATATTCCCTCTACACGGTGTTTGTGAGAAGCAACAAACCTTAGGCACCCCCGCATACACATCCTCTCCTTCTGGATGGTTGATGATCACTCCGGGCCTCGGATTCAGCTCATGCTTTGCTATATCATCATACATAAACACTACTATGTTTTCTTCCTTCAAGCCTCCTTTTCTTAGAATTTGGTATGCATGGCAAACATCAGCCTACACTCAAAACCCCAAAATTAATGCAAAAACTAAGCTTGAAACCAGATAAATGAAGTTTAGTGAGCAAATTGATACCTGGTGCCTGTAATTTCCATATCCAAACGAGCCGGCCACGAGAACTGCCCACCTTGTGCCAACCTTCTCACTATCATCCTCTGCTATATCTTCTTCCTCTGTAGGCATTCGGATTCTGGGATCAAAATGGTTCAACCGAGCTCCTATAGCATCAGAGGAAAACAGTATCAACAACAGAGTAAAGTACACAAAACCCAGATTGGCTAGATGGGTAGCCATGGAGAAAGTAAACCCAGCTCAAGAAAAACCAGAAGCGGAGAATCAACAAATTAAAACTGTGAGTGGGAATGAAGGGTCGGTCAAAAGCAGAGCTGCTTGGCGGTGTGAGATGTCATGCAAAAGCAGAGAGTGACGCGTGGGGAGGGTTTGAGTTAAGTGGGTCCATTATACCTATGATGGTACAAGTGTCTGTTTTGAGTTCCACCATATTCTCTGGTTTTACCTTATAATTTTTGTTAGAAAGTAGTTTTCAAATGTTGAAAAGTAGAGTAATTTTGGGGTTTTATGCTTTGGTAGGAGGCTTTGTTCATACTGTTCCTCCAATATCGCAAGTAAAGTAATTGGTCTGTTATGAAAGTTATGCAGGACCAGATATCCAGGTTAAACGTTACATATTTTCAGGCCAACTCCTTTGCTTCTGTATCTTTTTTGTCCGTTGGCCGTTTCAAGTTCAGAAAGTACACGAGTGTAGGACTATGGTAAGGGAACCGACGAATCACTAAGTCCATCATGTCATTCGGACAATTGGATGGACGCAAAACCTCTCACCAAAACAATCACATTGACAACAGGTAAAATTGAACCGAAGTCTATGTGGGTAGGATCCCGGAAGTGGAACAAACCCACGAAATCAAGATTCCACAAAGAAATATACCAATTGATTGATTCGAACTCATAGCCTCGAGCACCGTACACCTTATGTCCGGAGAGATAACAAACTAGGCTATCATCAAGTTGTACTGCAGATATAACAAACTAGGCCAACATCAAGTGGTTGAGGTTTGTGAACTTGCTAAAGGTTAGTACACATGCCCCAATTAAAAGGCAATCCCCTTATTATTAAGGATAAAGTAGAAAATCCCATCAACTtcaaatgagaaacaaaaataaaaaggaaccAAAATTGCCGTAGCACAAGTTTCCTGCATGAGAAAGAATTCTCCTATTCAGCTACAAATGAGATTCTTCAGTACTTTCCTCTCCATGCATTCCACTTCAGTTTCAATTGGAACCACAAAGGAGGTATACCTAGGAGCCCTCTTTCCAACCTTGGATCAAACACATCAAATTGTACCTTTCTGAGGGAATCTAATAGCACTTGGGCTGGCACAGCTGGTAGAAGCACCGGACGTGCTTCGGCTGGTACTGTTCCAGCTAATTCATGAGCCTTAAGCAGATGAACATGAGCTGCAGATGCCATGTCAAATACAGCATTGCATAAGCCCTCTCGCGAATTCAAGAAGATTTCAGTTTGACCTCCCTCCTTAACCAGCAATCCATGTTTGGCTGCCACTTTAGTTGGAATGTAGGAGAAGTGGCGGTTTCGGCTAGCATGGTAAGGAAGTGACTTTAGCAACAAAAGGAGTCCACTTGCCTTACCGATATGTGAGGCTGCATGATCAGCTGCAGTCGATCTAATACCGCCAGCTTGAAGTGTCAAATATAGAATAGTTGATGCTGTGTCCTCGGCATACTTCTCCAACTCTTCAATGCTTTCCGGGATGTCAGTGACTTCTCTCCTAGCATCATTGATCCGAGCTTCGACAGAGCGTTTCAACCATGCCTTACTAATTTTATTCTCAGATACTATAGAGGAGAGAGCCTGAGCTGTAGGATGCTCGATTAACTTGTTTGCATAAATTTTGTCTATAGCCTCTTGCCACCATAAAAGACGCATTAGGCCAATTCTAGGATCAGAGGCAACATCCATGGCCCTAGCAGTTTCAACATTGAACGAACGGAGTGCAAAAGCAGCCTTCCGCATGTTAGGCGGTAGTTCAAGGAGACAGAGGTAGTGATGGTAATCATAACTTCTTACTTGCTGCACGCAGTAGGAAAAAGCTGCCCTTAAGCTCCTAGAAGCACCATTCATCAAGTCCACACCTATGAGAAATATAGAAAATTAGTGTCTAGTTACAACTTACATAAGCCTACCTACTAGACAAATCTCAACAATGATGCTACGGTAGGGTCCTGCTCTAACATTAAAGCAAACCTGTGCTTGCTAGTGAGAAAGGATCTTATATATTCACCATTGACAGTGATCAACAGTTCttagttttataaattaatttcaaaCTTCATTGAAACTTGCAGATAATGTATATCGTCATCTTAAGTTGACAAGGTCGGAGTACTTGCATATGAGCCATTGAAATTAGGAAAACATAGGGCCAAAGGAACTCAATGTATACACTACCCAGAATCACTCATCATAAATTTTAAGCTCGTGCAATTGCCTAGTTCTGTAATGCTCTTTATCTATGGCCTATAGATCTTTTAATTTGTAATGATAGAAAACTAAAGCTTTTTCACTATAATAGGAAGAGTTAGCAAAATAATGTTGAACATTCAATCAAAAAGAGAATCCAAAAATTCCATAGTTACCACAGAAAAATCCACATAAATTTTAAGCAGTTCATGTTAACTCTGTTATAATTTGTTAAATCTACTACCATACTTAATCCTCTGTCATCTACCTTTCAGGATATGGTCTCACCATATTAGTTAGGCTCGGACTGTTGAAACAGTTTATGCTAACCTCTCACATTTTTTGTCTAGTAATACAAATTTGTTTCATATGGTTAAAGTAAGCACAAATGCACAGAAAGTCAGAAACAGCCCGCAGACTCTCTGATAACTGAAGAACAGCCAAATGGATCATGACACCATAATTATCAACAACAATGGTCAAGATTAGGAATATGGGTACGACAGAATGCACCAAATATAGCATTGGAAAATAGATTATAAGCCAAATGATAAATATAGAGCTGAAAAACATAATTATTTCAGTTACTAATGAAGCATAGAACAGGACAGGCCGCACCAGAGTTAAGTCACATCCCTATAAAATCAGGGATAAAACCCACAATACGAGGAAATCCCACCATAacaagagaaggaagaaaaattcatcacatagaGAAGAACAACCTCTAATAGAGTTCATTTATTTCTACACAATCTCTCACAGACATTTAATCAAACAAGTCCATGGCATCCCGGTAGACTCCACCGACGGATTGCAAGCAGAAGAAACTATCGACAATTACAAAAAAACTAATGCCACATTTTCATAATTGTATCAAAAATGAAGGATCTTTATAATCGAAGCAGCCCagatcatcaaaatcaaaatagatAGAGAGAAATTCAAGCTCACCTGGGAAATGGTACGGTCAACTTCAAGAAAGCCAATAGTTACAATTCTTCGGGATTCGAAGGTTTCAGACACGTTAATGCTCGGTGTACACAGTCTCACTCTAGGGAGAATGAAAGATAGAGAATACGAACAACGTTTCGGTCATTCAGAAAAACTTCAATCTCTCAATACTCCATAGATTCCCTATTGAAGGCAGCTGCCAGCTTATGCATCCTCCGGATCCTTTAATTATTCTTGGGCCTCAGTGGGCCGTTAATGGACAACCCATTATCTAAGAAACTCCTGCCCGACTTGGCCCATCAACTCCGTAGTTCTTAATTCCGGATATTGACCCCTTCATAATCGTAACCAAACGCCATTCTTATTCGCGTATCCAAACATTCCTCTTTCCTTGCCCGAGAGAAGGTTCCAGAACCCACTCCACACAACCGAAGTAAACGAGAACACTCTCGTCGCTTGCTCGACTCTCCTTATAAACCCCCAAAATTCCCATCTAATGCTAATTTTGCGACTCTCTCTGGTGTAATGGCGGAAGAAGCGAAAGCCAAGGGCAACGCCGCCTTCTCCTCCGGTGACTATGAATCCTCCGTTCGCCACTTCAGTGATGCTATCGACCTCGCCCCTACGAACCACGTCCTCTATTCCAACCGATCCGCTGCCTATGCATCCCAGAATAAGTACAACGAAGCCTTAACTGATGCCAAGAAAACCGTGGAGCTAAAGCCCGACTGGTCCAAAGGCTACTCCCGCCTCGGCGCGGCTCACCTTGGCTTGAAACAGGCCCAGGAAGCCGTCGCTGCCTATAAGAAGGGTCTCGAGATCGACCCAAACAACGAGGTGTTGAAATCTGGCTTGGCTGATGCCCAAGCCGCTTCCCGAACTCGACAGCCTCCGAGTCCATTCGGCGACGCGTTTGGTGGACCCGAGATGTGGGCGAAATTGACGGCGGATCCGGGTACTAGGGCATATCTGCAGCAGCCGGATTTTGTTAAGATGATGCAGGATATTCAGAACAATCCGAACAATTTGAATCTTTACTTGAAGGATCAGAGAGTGATGCAGGCGCTTGGGGTTCTCTTGAATGTGAAGTTTAAGGCACCGACTGGTGAGGATATGGAGATTCCAGAGGATGACTCGCCACCGCCACAGCCATCAGTGAGGAAGGCAGAGCCGGCgaaggaggaaaagaaagagcCAGAGCCGGAACCCATGGACTTGACGGACGAAGATAAGGAGAGGAAGGAGCAGGCTTTGAAGGAGAAGGAGGCGGGTAATGCGGCATACAAGAAGAAGGATTTTGAGACTGCTATCGCGCACTACACTAGGGCCATAGAACTTGACGATGAGGATATCTCCTACATAACAAATCGAGCAGCAGTTTACCTGGAGATGGGCAAGGTAAGTTTCTGCTATTCTGCTTTTAATTGTATCATTGTCTCATTTGGCTTAATATTTGTATATCGGTGATTAATGTTGTTTTGCACTTAGAACGTATGTATGTTTCTTATTTGTGTACTGTCTAGCTTCAGTTATCATGTTAATTGGGGTAAGATGATTAATTTCATTTAGCTGAGGCTAATAGTTTTTAAAGGAAAGCATGTACCAAGGTTTAGTGGCATCTCTGAAGCCAATCCTTGTGGCATAGAGCTAATGGTGATGAAACTGCGGTAATATGGAACTTTATGTGGTGACGTTTATTGTTAATATGGGGTCTTCTACATGAGCCTTTGCCTAGTGATGAACTGATGATTGAATTCTTTGAATGTGGTATTCTTATTTTGATGACTAATTCGTATTTATTAAGATGATGTACACTAGGTCTTGCACTCTTGCAAGATTTCCTTGGCAAAGAAAAGGATTTTGTTTTCCCTTAATTTCCGTTGTATTTATATTGCATGCCTAAGATAGTTTGGATTAGTTTAGTTGCTTCCATTATAGGAAACAACTGATGGTAAGAAAatggaaaaaatgaagaaacatgtgTATTTAACAATAAGCAAAACTTATCCGTGCCATGTATTGAccctttcttcctcttttctcGTGGAGATCATATAGCATATGATTGCCATATTTTCACTCAAATATAGATGTTATACCATTTCAATGTCCTCTAAAAATGCATAGGCAACACTCATTTGTTCTTCAGAGATTGTGGGATTCGGTTAAATAGTAACCTTCTTACTTCTGTTATTATAGCATATGATTGCCAAATTTTCACTCAAATATAGATGTTATACCATTTCAATGTCCTCTAAAAATGCATAGGCAACACTCATTTGTTCTTCAGAGATTGTGGGATTTGGTTAAATAGTAGCCTTCTTATTTCTGTTATTATAGCATATGATTGCCAAATTTTCACTCAAATATAGATGTTATACCATTTCAATGTCCTCTAAAAATGCATAGGCAACACTCATTTGTTCTTCAGAGATTGTGGGATTAGGTTAAATAGTAGCCTTCTTACTTCTGTTATAAGCTTTGGTCACAAGCACTAATGTCATGGCTGAACTCccctttatgttttgttataACATACTAGTCTCCTTGCCTTCCCCTGATAAAAGATAAggttgattttaaattttaatcaaTGTATAGTGGTAGTGAGTACCACTCACCCCATTGTTCATTGTTCTATTCACTTCCGTATGCCATTTTCTTGATTCCTTTGTACCTGCTATCAGTATGAGGAATGTATCAAAGATTGCGACAAGGCCGTTGAAAGGGGAAGAGAGCTTAGAGCAGACTACAAGATGGTAGCTAAAGCATTGACTAGGAAGGGTGCTGCTTTAGCGAAAATGGCAAAGAGCTCGAAGGACTATGAGCCAGCTATTGAGGCATTCCAGAAAGCTCTTACAGAACATCGGAACGCAGATACGTTGAAGAAACTAAATGATGCTGAGAAAGCAAAGAAAGAACTAGAGCAGCAAGAATATTTTGATCCAAAGTTAGCTGATGAGGAGCGTGAGAAAGGTGGCTTTCTTATCTAATGACTTAGCTATCTGTTGTGCTTTTTGCCCCATATGGTTGCATCAATATCTCCCTTCTCTCCTCCCCTTGTGTGTACTTATGCATCATGCACAGAAAATCTAGTTTTTGTCCAATAATCGACTTAGCCCTTTCAAATAACTGTGGTTCTTATGCCGCTTCTGTTGCAGGTAATGAATTTTTCAAGCAGCAGAAGTACCCAGAGGCTGTGAAGCATTACACAGAAGCCTTGAGAAGGAACCCCAAGGATCCAAAGGTAAGAAAATGCTCTTTGTTTGACCCTGATGTGCAGTTGAAATACCGGTGAAACATTTAAATCCCCAATCGTAAAGAATTGTCTTGTGGGATAGCCGTGAATTTGTTGCTTGCTGCTTTCAGGTGTATAGTAACAGAGCTGCATGCTATACAAAACTTGGGGCACTACCTGAGGGATTGAAGGATGCAGAGAAGTGCATTGAGCTGGATCCAACTTTTTCCAAGGGGTATACAAGAAAAGGTGCTGTTCAATTTTTCATGAAGGAGTACGACAAGGCTTTGGAAACTTATCAGGAGGGGCTGAAACATGATcctcaaaatgaagatttgcTTGATGGTGTCAGAAAGTATGTAACGTTGGTTAGCATAATGTTTCTGTTCTCTCTTTAGTTGTTTTGTGGTTTTAGTTCTGTCCGTGAGTGAGGTCATGAGTAATTGtgacttcaaatttgcatttcaGATGCATTGGGCAAATTAACAAGGCTAGCCGGGGTGATTTAACGCCAGAGGAATTGAAAGAGAGACAGGTTGGTTTCTTTGAAGCTCTTTGATAATTATTGAAACTGTTTTGCATAGCAGTCTTTAAATTGTACCATGTACCTTTCAGGCGAAGGGAATGCAGGACCCAGAAGTTCAGAACATTCTTTCTGATCCAGTTATGAGACAGGTAAAAGCATATAGGAGCTATTCCAAATGTGATGCTAGATTGAACCTGACTCGAGTCATTCGTGTTGTACGTATATAGTGTCTTAACAACTGCTACATGGGCAGGTCTTGACGGATTTCCAAGAGAATCCAAAGGCAGCACAGGAACATACGAAAAACCCAATGGTGATGAGTAAGATTCAGAAGCTTGTGAGTGCGGGAATTGtccaaattaaataaaatgtgAGAAGAAAGTTCCAAGACTACAAGGACGAAAGGTTTTCCTGTTAATGACTTGTACTTGTGATTTGAATGctgtttattttattaaaaaattttgcAAACTGGTGATGGCTATTTTCAGACGGTGAATCTTGTTACAATTTGTTGTTAATAACCTCTCATAATCACTCTGCTTAGCAATGCACCGGATAGGAAGCAGCAGGTACACGAGTTGATTTTAGGTGGTTTTGGTTGAGTTGTGGTTTTGTCTGGCAAGTATGCTGAACTATAATCATGTAACTTGTAGCCATTATTGGGAATGTCTGGAAAAATGCTTTTGGTGAAGGAAACTTGGGTTCTTCCAATGACTATGGGAAGGGTAAACCCAACCAATGTGAGCATGTAGGAGCTAATTATTGGGgatctttcttttgttcttgTCGGAACATGGACTAAAAGGGTGAAAATTTCGTCCGTTGGAACCCGTTAGAAGGTCTGTCTTTAGTGTTTTAAAtgtaaaacttgctagtttatttctTACCCGTATTTCGAACACTTTGTACAGTACCCAAATAAGTTATCTACCTGACATGCATAAATACCATGATGCCTTTCCACAATTCCTTCTATTTCATGTCAATTCATGTCTGTAACTGGCATACAAGGGAAACAAAATTTGCttctctcaaaatatatatatcacaaaagtatccattgaaatcaagtgaATAAAATCAAGCAGCAACTTCTTGCTCTTTTGAAGCGAGCTGGTTCTGGATGTGTTGAGGGACAACATCAAACTTGGCTAATTGCATTGTGTACGATGCACGGCCTTTTGTCATTCCGCGGAGCGTACTTACATACTGAAACATCTCTGCTAGTGGAACAAGAGCATCCACCACCTGCAAAACCATTGTGCTTTTCCATGAGATGAAATCACAAGAACACGAGACTTCAGTTGACCGTGTTTCATTTTGTATCTAATTTTGTCAATAACCATAGAACAAGATGATTCATGGTAAAAGTCG
This DNA window, taken from Tripterygium wilfordii isolate XIE 37 chromosome 20, ASM1340144v1, whole genome shotgun sequence, encodes the following:
- the LOC119986476 gene encoding hsp70-Hsp90 organizing protein 3-like, with amino-acid sequence MAEEAKAKGNAAFSSGDYESSVRHFSDAIDLAPTNHVLYSNRSAAYASQNKYNEALTDAKKTVELKPDWSKGYSRLGAAHLGLKQAQEAVAAYKKGLEIDPNNEVLKSGLADAQAASRTRQPPSPFGDAFGGPEMWAKLTADPGTRAYLQQPDFVKMMQDIQNNPNNLNLYLKDQRVMQALGVLLNVKFKAPTGEDMEIPEDDSPPPQPSVRKAEPAKEEKKEPEPEPMDLTDEDKERKEQALKEKEAGNAAYKKKDFETAIAHYTRAIELDDEDISYITNRAAVYLEMGKYEECIKDCDKAVERGRELRADYKMVAKALTRKGAALAKMAKSSKDYEPAIEAFQKALTEHRNADTLKKLNDAEKAKKELEQQEYFDPKLADEEREKGNEFFKQQKYPEAVKHYTEALRRNPKDPKVYSNRAACYTKLGALPEGLKDAEKCIELDPTFSKGYTRKGAVQFFMKEYDKALETYQEGLKHDPQNEDLLDGVRKCIGQINKASRGDLTPEELKERQAKGMQDPEVQNILSDPVMRQVLTDFQENPKAAQEHTKNPMVMSKIQKLVSAGIVQIK
- the LOC119986595 gene encoding NADH dehydrogenase (ubiquinone) complex I, assembly factor 6 translates to MNGASRSLRAAFSYCVQQVRSYDYHHYLCLLELPPNMRKAAFALRSFNVETARAMDVASDPRIGLMRLLWWQEAIDKIYANKLIEHPTAQALSSIVSENKISKAWLKRSVEARINDARREVTDIPESIEELEKYAEDTASTILYLTLQAGGIRSTAADHAASHIGKASGLLLLLKSLPYHASRNRHFSYIPTKVAAKHGLLVKEGGQTEIFLNSREGLCNAVFDMASAAHVHLLKAHELAGTVPAEARPVLLPAVPAQVLLDSLRKVQFDVFDPRLERGLLGIPPLWFQLKLKWNAWRGKY
- the LOC119987392 gene encoding vacuolar-processing enzyme; amino-acid sequence: MATHLANLGFVYFTLLLILFSSDAIGARLNHFDPRIRMPTEEEDIAEDDSEKVGTRWAVLVAGSFGYGNYRHQADVCHAYQILRKGGLKEENIVVFMYDDIAKHELNPRPGVIINHPEGEDVYAGVPKDYTGESVTAANLYAVILGDKSAVKGGSGKVVDSKSNDRIFLYYSDHGGPGVLGMPNLPFLYAVDFINVLKKKHASGSYKEMVLYIEACESGSVFEGMMPKDLNIYVTTASNAQESSWGTYCPGMDPPPPPEYITCLGDLYSVAWMEDSETHNLKKETVKQQYETVKERTSNLFTYNGGSHVMEYGNTSIKSEKVSLYQGFDPNSVNLPPNHLHLLKQMEVINQRDAEILFLWKMYNRAENRSKKNEILKQIKETMGHRTHLDGSMELIGTLLYGPQKGSAVLSTVRATGSPLVDDWECLKSMVRVFENHCGSLTQYGMKYMRAFANICNSGTSPESMAAASGAACSSQNAGQLHPSKQGYSA